In Deltaproteobacteria bacterium, the sequence TAGTACTGGCCGACGACCGACGGGATAGCGTTTCCACCCGTCACAAACACGTCGCGGCCCCAGCGGTAGAACGAGTAGACCCAGAACGTCTGCGGCACGGGCTTCCCCTCCCACAGGGAGCGGGGGACGATGTTGGTCAGGATGATCCACTCCGGGCTCTCCTCGATGTAATCCCGCTCCTCCGGAACGATGCTCGCGGCGAGCGCGGTCTCGGTGAAGAAATCATTGTGCTGGCGGGGGGCGAGCACCTCGGCGATGGACTTTTCGCGGAGCTGTGCGCGATCGTGGTCCGTCCGGAGATAGAACTGGAGCTGCGTCGCCGCCAAGAGCACGAAGCCGAGCAGCGGTCCCGCCCAGACAGCCTTCCGCACCACGCGCGAGGGCGACACGAACATCCATACGAGCCCCGCGGGCATCACGAGCATGGCGGTGAGGGATCTGGTCCCTTGATCCAGAAACACGATCGCGATTGCCAGGACGGCCACAAGCGCATTCAGCGATCGGCGCATGCGTCCGCGGGCGAACAGCGCTCCGAGAATCCCAAGAGATCCCGCTGCGACGAGGCTGGCCTGCGAGATCCAGAAGACGGTGTTGGTGGACGCGCCTGCGTAGAAGGTCTCGTACCGCCACGGCTTGTCGGCTCGGCCGCCCGAGGCGGCATACTCGAGGTAGGGGAAGAGACCGAAGAGCAGCAAGGCGATCAGCAGGACGTCGTTCCGTCGAGGGACGGGACTGCGGCGAGTCGGTGTCGGCAGCTTGCCCATCATCGACGTCAGCCAGTAAGCGGCCGCACCGCAGAGCAGGAAGAGTACGATCAGCGCGGCGGCGAGCGCGAGGTACTTCTCGTCGATGTTCATGCCGATCCAGTCGCCGAACCACAGGTCTGGAACCAACGACTGCACGCAGGCCGGCATCGCGAACCAGAACGCGTGGGCGGTAAGCAGCATGATCCACCCGACGCGCCGATTCCCCGCCGCCATGATCGATTCCACGAGCAGCGCAGCCACCACGATCGCATAGGTGACCGCGGCCGTGCGGATGACGGCTCGCGATGGATGGAGGGGGGTGAGCCCCGCCAGCCCGACCATGAATGGGACGGCCGCGCCGATGAGTCGGCGCACCGTACGATCGGAGGCTCGCGCGGGCGAACGCAAGGTGCGGGGTCTCTCAGCCATCGAGGCCCGCCAACCCCGCGACCCGCACGCGCGCGCGCGGAGAGCGAACGCATCCCACCCAGGCAGCGGTCACCACGATCATGCCGGCCACCGCTGACGTCACGAAGAAGGAGTGCGCCAAGAGCCCTGCTCCGGCCGCGAGCGCGCCCAACGCGTAGGCGAGCGGGAGAATGGAGCGGCGGCTGCGCTCGCCGGTCAAGCGCCGCGCGGCGAAGAGCTTCACGGCGCCGGTCACCGTGGCCGCTGCGAGGATGCTCGCCGCCACGCCGGTCGTGCCGTACCCGAGTGCTGCCGTGGCTACCAGGCCGAATATCAGCACGCGAACCGCCTCGAGACTCAGGTCCATCGCCGGACGCCCCATCGCGCGGAACACCACCTGCGAGCAGTCGAGGACGTAGAACGGCGCGGCCAACGCGAGCAGCTGCAGCGGCCTCGCCGCGGGCAGCCACGACGGGCCGTACACTCTCGCGAGCAGCGCGGGTGCGAAGATGGCGAGGAGGATCGAGCTGGATGCCACGAACGCTGCTGGCGTCCGCAGCATCTGGGCGAAGGCCCGACGGAGGCGCGGCACATCCGTCTGGATTCGCGCTAGCGATGGGAAGGCGACGCGCGACAGGATCTCCCCGATCCGCTGCACCGGGACGATCGCGAGCTGGAAGGCGAGCGTGTAGTGCGCCAGCGCCGCCGCGCCGAGGTAGCGTCCGACCACGAAGTAGTCGACGTTGGAGAACACCTGTGTGGCGAGCATGCTGCCCATCACGAAGCCGCCGAAGCCGAGGACGTCCCGGCACTCCGCGGCGCTGATGCGGAGCGTCGGCCGCCAGGGCCGCACGCACCAGAGGAGGAGCGCCCGAGTAACGTGCCGCGCGAAGAGCCCGGTCACGAGGCTCCAGACGCCGTAGCCCCGGTAGGCGAGCCCGATCGTGACCGCGCCGAGCACCACCTCGGCCCCGATCTCGGTGGCCGCGAGCCGCGCGAAGCGCAGCGATCGCTGGAGGAGCGCACGGGGGACGACCAGCAGCGCGTGCACCGGCACCATCAGCGCAAGCGGCCGGAGCACGCTCACCAGCCGCGGCTCCCGCATCAGCGCGGCGATCGGCGCGGCCGCGGCCCAGAGGCCGCTGGCGAGCCCGATCCCGGCCGCGAGACTCAGCCAGAAGACCGCGCCGACGTGGCCCGGCCTCAGCTCCCGCCGCTGAACGATCGCCGCACCCAGGCCCAGCTCCGCGACCGCATTGACCGTGAAGACGAAGATCGTGGCGAGCCCGACCAGGCCGAACTCGGCTGGCGCGAGACGCCACGCGAGCACGAGCATGATGACGTAGTGGAGGCCGACGGTGCCCCCCTGCCCCAAGGCGGCCCACGCCATGCCCCGCTTGGCGAGACCCCGCAGCTTGGCGGACTCGACGCGGTCCTCGATCATGCGACCGCTTCCTCCGTGCCCGGTCGTGCAGCCTCCTCGACGAACCCGGCCATGCCGCCGTAGACGCGCCGCGCATCGCCGCTCGCTTCGGCGAACCGCCGGGCTCGCGAGGCCATGCGGCCGAGCTCGTCCCGGTCCGCGGCGAGCTTCCGGAGCACTTGCGCAAGATCTGCGAAATCGCCGGCGCGGTACGACGCGCCCACCCCTTCGCGGCGGATCATCGCTCCCATCTCGCCCTCGAGCGAGCAGACGACGGGCAGCCGGGCCGCGAGATACTCGAACAGCTTGTAGGTCACGGTCTGGGTCGCACCCGGGCGGTAGCACGCGACGCTCACGTCACCGGAGGCCAGCAGGCGCGCGAGCGCTGCCGCGTCGAGCCAACCGAGGAACTCGACGTTCCCGAGCCCCGCAGCGCGACGCTCGAGCCGCTCGCGCTCGGGACCGTCGCCCGCAATCAGGAAGCAGGCCGCCGGACCGTCGTCGCTCGCCAGCAGGCGCGCGCAGTCGATCACGCAATCGAGGTCATAGGCCCGCCCGAGGGCTCCCGCGTACACCACGCGCAACGGTCCCGCCTCCGGCGCGGGCGCCTGGGCTGCCGCGAGCCGGTCGAACGCCTCGATGTCGGCGGCCGGGTAGAAGACCCTCGCCGCGACCTCGCGCGGCGCGGCCAGGCGCCGGGCCCAGCCGACGTACTGCTCGGAGAGCGCAGTCACCGAGTGCGCCCGCGTGAAGATCCTCCGCGCGCGGCGCGACAGCGGCGCGCTCAGCATCCGCCCGACGGATCGCACCGCGGGCGGCAGCAGGTCGACGAAGACGTCCGGCCACGGGTCGATGACGTCGACGACGAAGGGCACCCCGCGGCCGGCGCAGTAGTCCGCCACCGCCGCGACCGTGTCGAGTGGAGGCAGGCTCGCCACCACGACGTCGGGCGCGGCACGCCGCGGCATCTCGTCGGCCAGCCGCTGCGCGAAGCGCCAGTGGCTCGCGTAGCGGCGGAGCGAGACGTTTCTCTGGTAGCCGAAGGCGCGGAGCGCGACCACGCGGTAGCCCTCGGCCTCGTACTCCGTGTCGGCCGGGAAACGGTGCCGCTTGGTGTGGTGGAAGAAGGTCTGCGTCCACAGGGTGACCTCGTGACCGCGCCCGGCGAGCGCGCGCGCCAGCCCCATGAAGCGCATCGGCCGCACCCCGTCGCTCGGGATGGGCTCGGCCGCGGTGACGAGCCAGACCCTCACTACCCCACCGCCCGCTCGGCCCGCGGCGTCCGGTTCCACTCGGCGCGCACCATCTCCTCGAGCGTCGCCTCGAGCGGCCGCGAGACGTCCCACTCCGGGAAGTGGCTGCGCAGCTTCCGGAGATCGGAGATGTAGCAGATGTGGTCGCCACGGCGCGCCTCGTCGCGATAGCTCCAGCGCATCGGGGTCCCGACCAGCGCCCCGACCTTCTCGATCGCCTCCAGCACCGACACGCTGTTCTCGCGCCCGCCGCCCAGGTTGTAGACCTCGCCCGCGCGCGGCCGCTCGGAGAAGGCGCGGAAAGCCCGCACGACGTCGTCGCTGTGGATGTTGTCCCGGACCTGCTTCCCCTTGTAGCCGAAGACCGTGTAGTGGTCGCCGCGCACGGCGCACTTCACCAGGTAAGACAGGAAGCCGTGCAGCTCGACCCCGCTGTGCTGCGGCCCGGTGAGGCAGCCGCCGCGGAAGACGCCGACCGCCATCCCGAAGTACCGGCCGTACTCCTGCGCCACCAGGTCCGCCGAGGCCTTGGAGGCCCCGAACAGGCTGTGCAGCGTCTGGTCGATGCGGCAGCGCTCGTCGATGCCGTGCCAGTCCTCGGGGCGCGCGTAGTCGTAGCGCAGCGGCAGCTCGCGGAGCGGGAGCTCATTGGGCGCGTCGCCGTAGACCTTGTTGGTGCTCATGAGGATGAACACCGCCTCGGGGCTGTGCTGTCGCGTGGCCTCCAGGAGGTTGAGGGTGCCGAGCGCGTTCACCTCGAAGTCGTCGAACGGCAGCTTCGCGGCCAGGTCGTGGCTCGGCTGCGCCGCGCAGTGGATCACGAGGTCGAAGCGGGTTCCCCGGAACAGATCCGCGATCGCCTCCCGGTTCCGGATGTCGAAGTCGTGATGCTCGAAGTGGCGTGTCTCCGTTCGGAGGCGCGCCAGGTTCCAGGTGGTGTCTCCCGCCTCTCCGAAGAATCGGCGGCGCATGTTGTTATCGACGCCGACGACGCGCCACCCGAGCCGATCGAACGTCTGCACCGCCTCGGAGCCGATGAGGCCGCTGCTGCCAGTGACGAGTAGAGTCTTCTGCTGGGTCATCTCACCTTCCCACGGTGTCAGGCCGCCAGCGACGCGAGGCGTTCGGCGGCGCGGTCGATCTCATCGAGCAGGCACGGCGTGCCGGGGGTCAGCGCCTGGAAGCGCGGGGACGCGTTCTCCCGTACGCGGACGAGGAGCTCCTCCAGGAGGAAGAGCGCGAGGGCGCGGCGTCGGGCCTCGGTCGTGCTCCAGTCGACGCCCGGCCACCCGTGCATCGCCTCGCCGAGACGATCGCCTCCGCCGGCGGCTTCGTGCACGCGCGCGGCGAGCCCGGCCGGAAAGCGCGACGCGAGGCGATGGGTCAGGAGATCGAACCCCGCCTGGCGCCGCCCCGTGTACTCCCAGTCGATCAGCCAGACCGCGTCCCGTCCCACCAGCACGTTGCCGGCCTGGAAGTCGCCGTGCGTCTCGGCGGTCGCCAGGCTCGTCGCGCCCGGGAGCCGCTCGACGACGCTCCCAAGCGTGCGGACCGTGTGGCCGAGGCTCCCGCGTCGAGCGCTGAAGAGCGGTGCCGCCGCGATCGCGTCCTCCAGCCGGCCGACCAGCGAGCCCAGGTAGTCCCTCACCGCGACGCGTTCGAGCGTGCGCGCGATCAGCCGTCCGAGCGCGCCCTGCGCCGCGGCGAGCGCCCGCGCCCGCTCGCTCGCCAGCGGCAGGCGATTGAGCGGCGTGCCCGGGATCAGCTCCTCGGTGAACCAGTGTCCCGAGGGCGCGACGGAACGCAGCCGCGGGATCGGCAGATCCGGGGCCCCGCGCCTGAGCGCCAGCTCGGCCTCGAGGAACGCCGGGTCCGTCCCGGCCTTGGCGATCACATGACAGACCTGCGCGGCCCCGTCGACGACGCGCAGGCGGTGATTCCCGCCGAGGATGACCAGCGAGTCGGCGTTCGCGAGCGGCGGGCTGACACCCACCTGCCCGTCGGCCAGCCACCCCGCCGTCGGGCGACGGATCGCCGCCGCGACGTACGCGCGCTGCAGCGGTCGGGTCCACCAGCGGAGGCTGCGGGCGAACTCTCGGACGACGGGCTCGAAGGATGCGCGTGAGGCCGCCGGCCGGAAGATCGCGTTCACGCGAGAGTTGCAGAGCCAGGTCTGCTCGTCGCGTCGTCGGCGAGCACTCCCGTGCTCGTACCAGCGCACGGTGTGGGGGCGCCCGCCGAGCGCCGACATCAGCTCGGGGAGCGTCTCCTCGAGGATGCGCCCGAAGGGCTCCCGTTCACGCAGCAGACTGATGCGCATCGGCGTTGGACGGCGGCAGCCCGATGGCCGCCGCGATCGTCGCGGCGATCTCCGCGGCGGGCTGCGACCCGTCGAGGATCGTGCATTGGCTTCGCGGGGCGAGCGCCCGGTAGTGCGCGAGCCGCGCGCTCAGGACCTCGCGGCTGTCACGAAACGGCTCACCCTTGAGATCGGAACGTCGCTCCGATTCCGCCACCGGCACCAGCAGCACGAAGGTGGCGTCGGGATGCGGCGCGAGCCGTTCCACCGCCCGCCAGAGCCACCACCGCTCCACTTGCTCGGCCGGGAAGTTCAGCCGGAAGTCGATCAGCGTGTCGACGAGGTAGCGATCGCAGAGCACGATGCGGCCACGTCGCCGGAGAATCCGCACGCGCACGCCGAGCAGCCATGCGAGGTCGAGGAGCGCCGCCGCGAGCCAGGCGCGGCGCACCCACGGCCGGCCGAGCGCCTCGCTCCGCCGCTCTCCGGGCCCGGAGGGCGGAAGGCGCCGGCCCGCGGCGCGGCGCGCGAGGGACTTGAGGCGGGTGAAGAACGGCGTGTAGCCGCCACGCACCCAGACGACCGTGGTCTCGAGCCCTCGCGCGCGCAGCCGCCCGCGCAGGAGCTCGATCTGGGTCGACTTGCCGGCGCCGTCGAGACCGCTGAACGTCAGCAACCACCGCGGGCCGAGTTTCGACGATGTTTCGTTCATGCGGAGACCACAGCTTCGCCCCTCGGCTTACATGAGCCGCTCGTCGTCGATTTTTTTCCGAGAGCCGAGGGGCCTTCGCGGACGCGCTAGAGACGCTCGAGCACGCCCGCGTCCAGCTCGACCCCGACGCTCCGCTGCAGCAGGTCGACGCTCACCACGAAGGTGGCGCGGCCGGCGTGCCACGTCTGCACGAGTCCCTCGACGCCGGCGAGCAGCCCGGCGACGATGCGGACACGATCCCCGACGCGGATCCACGGCAGGGGCCGCGCGCCGTCGGCGGTGACGATCCGGCGGACGGCTTCCACCTGCTCGTCCGGCACGGGATGGAGCGCGTCCCAGCGCTCGCCGAGGACGCGCACGACGCCGTCGGTGCCGGCGACGCGCACGTACGTCTCGCGCGAGGGCGCAAAGCGGAGGAAGAGGTAGCCGGGGAACAGCGGCTGGTCGAGCACGACCCGGCGGTCGCGCCGCCGGCTCGGCACGCGCAGGCGCGGCAGGAAGACGTGGAGGCCCTTGCGCTCGAGCGCGCCCTCGACCTTCGGCTCGTACTGGTTGCGCGTCCAGACGGCGAACCAGCGCTCGCCGGCGGCGCCGAGCCCGTCTGTAGGCTGGGCGCTCGCGCTCACGGGACCATCTCCTCCGTGGGCTGTTCAGGCCCCACGAAGGCGTCGCCGTCCTGGGCCGACTCGCGCTGGGTGAGGACCTCGGTCACGCCCTCGTAGACCGGCAACATGTCGAGCGCATTGCGTTGTCCCGCCTCGATCACCCGCTCGGCGAGCGGGAAGTCGCCGCGGGCGGCGTAGACCTCGACCGCGAGGTCGCGGTAGAGCTGCCCTTGCTCGGGGGCTCTGAGCAAGGCTGCGAGCAGGCTCTGCTCCGCCGCGCGGAAGTCGTGCGCCTTCAGGTAGTTGCGCGCTGCGCGGCCGAGGTCGGTGTTCGCGTCGAGGCTTCGGTCCCCCTCTTCGGCCAGCACCGCCGCCGCCTCGCTCCAGCGCTCACGCGCTTCGAGGAGCGAGACCAGGTCGTTCGCGATCGACACCCGGTTCTCTCCCAGCGCCGCATCGTCGAGGGCGCGGCGGAGCCCGCGCTCGATGGCGGCAGCCGTCTCCGACTCGAGCGCCGCCAGCTGGATGGACAGCGTGTCGCCCTCGGCGAGGGCTCGCACCAGCCGGGCCGGATCGCTGGGCGAGTCGACGTCGGCGCTCAGGTAGGCGTGCGAGGCGAGGTACGGGAAGCGGTACATCGACTCCTCGAGCTCGGCGGCGCCGGCCTCGCGCTCGCCGCGCGCGAGGAGACGGAGCCCGAGCTGATCGCGCACCTCGGCCGACCACGGCTCGAGGGCGAGGGCGCGCCGGAGCGCCTCGTCGCCCTCGGGCCCGGGCCCGAGCGCTTCGGCAAGGGCCGTGTGCGCGTCGCGATCGGCGGGCGAGCGGTCGAGCGCGCGGTGGACGAGGGCCAATGCGCGCGGGCGCGCCGGCTCGCCCTCCGCCGCCAGCGTGAGGTCGGCCGTGCGCAGGCAGTCCTCGGGAGCGAGCGGTGTGCCGCCCGCGACCACGAGCACCGAGTTGGCGGCCCGCGGGACCAGCGCGACGACGAAGGTGGCGAGCAGAAGGCCGAGCGCGGGACTCCGCCCGACGCGTGCCGGCCGCCCGCTCAGCACGAGCAGGCCGATGATGGTCATCGCGAGGAGCAGGTTCGCCGGCATGTGCAGGCTGAAGTCGACGGCGCTGTGCACCAGGATCGCGACGAGGCCGCCCGCGAGGCCCCAGCGCAGCTCGGACGAGTCACCGAGCGCGCGCGCCCAGTCGCCGCGTCGGAAGTCGGCGGGCACGTCGGGCTCGGGCGAGGTCTCGGAGGCATCCCGCCGCCGGCGGATGGCGCACACGACGCTGACGGCGAAGGCCAGGATCACCGCCACGCCGGCGATGCCCGTCTCGGCGGCGAGCTCGAGGTAGTCGTCGTGGGCATGGTCCCAGATGCCTCCCTCGATCG encodes:
- a CDS encoding lipopolysaccharide biosynthesis protein gives rise to the protein MIEDRVESAKLRGLAKRGMAWAALGQGGTVGLHYVIMLVLAWRLAPAEFGLVGLATIFVFTVNAVAELGLGAAIVQRRELRPGHVGAVFWLSLAAGIGLASGLWAAAAPIAALMREPRLVSVLRPLALMVPVHALLVVPRALLQRSLRFARLAATEIGAEVVLGAVTIGLAYRGYGVWSLVTGLFARHVTRALLLWCVRPWRPTLRISAAECRDVLGFGGFVMGSMLATQVFSNVDYFVVGRYLGAAALAHYTLAFQLAIVPVQRIGEILSRVAFPSLARIQTDVPRLRRAFAQMLRTPAAFVASSSILLAIFAPALLARVYGPSWLPAARPLQLLALAAPFYVLDCSQVVFRAMGRPAMDLSLEAVRVLIFGLVATAALGYGTTGVAASILAAATVTGAVKLFAARRLTGERSRRSILPLAYALGALAAGAGLLAHSFFVTSAVAGMIVVTAAWVGCVRSPRARVRVAGLAGLDG
- a CDS encoding glycosyltransferase family 4 protein, with amino-acid sequence MRVWLVTAAEPIPSDGVRPMRFMGLARALAGRGHEVTLWTQTFFHHTKRHRFPADTEYEAEGYRVVALRAFGYQRNVSLRRYASHWRFAQRLADEMPRRAAPDVVVASLPPLDTVAAVADYCAGRGVPFVVDVIDPWPDVFVDLLPPAVRSVGRMLSAPLSRRARRIFTRAHSVTALSEQYVGWARRLAAPREVAARVFYPAADIEAFDRLAAAQAPAPEAGPLRVVYAGALGRAYDLDCVIDCARLLASDDGPAACFLIAGDGPERERLERRAAGLGNVEFLGWLDAAALARLLASGDVSVACYRPGATQTVTYKLFEYLAARLPVVCSLEGEMGAMIRREGVGASYRAGDFADLAQVLRKLAADRDELGRMASRARRFAEASGDARRVYGGMAGFVEEAARPGTEEAVA
- a CDS encoding NAD-dependent epimerase/dehydratase family protein, encoding MTQQKTLLVTGSSGLIGSEAVQTFDRLGWRVVGVDNNMRRRFFGEAGDTTWNLARLRTETRHFEHHDFDIRNREAIADLFRGTRFDLVIHCAAQPSHDLAAKLPFDDFEVNALGTLNLLEATRQHSPEAVFILMSTNKVYGDAPNELPLRELPLRYDYARPEDWHGIDERCRIDQTLHSLFGASKASADLVAQEYGRYFGMAVGVFRGGCLTGPQHSGVELHGFLSYLVKCAVRGDHYTVFGYKGKQVRDNIHSDDVVRAFRAFSERPRAGEVYNLGGGRENSVSVLEAIEKVGALVGTPMRWSYRDEARRGDHICYISDLRKLRSHFPEWDVSRPLEATLEEMVRAEWNRTPRAERAVG